The DNA window ACTCAACACTTATTGACCTCCGTAAAAAACACTCTTCCCTTagttggaaaaaaaagaaaaaaaacacaccaccTGCTGGAAAAGACAGACATTCCACTCAGTTCTCACTCAGCATCTTTCTCCAAATTAGCCCCTCTGTCCTACATACTTGCTTTGAGTGCCCTCCATGGTCTTATTGCTGAAAGAACTCTGAGGGTGACAGTCTACTCTACAGAATGGCTAGGGGGTTagtaaacacatacattttgtgacACACTCATGACTTTAATTAagaatctttttttatatagtatAAATAAATCTAATTAACCACTGAACATTACATTTAGgaggtattttgtttttgtatgtgtctcAAAATCAGACTTAAACAAATACATGTGTCATATAATTAGCCACGCCTATCTATTCATTTGTATGAAATTGGCAACCTCAAAAATAACCTTGTGccttatgggattccacttGGTTTATGCAGGCTACACTGTTGCACACTCACTGGAAGGGTGGAGAGAACGTGGAAATGGAGGGCTGAGGGTGGTTCATTTGGGGTTCAGCCCCTCTCTGTTGAAACAAGTATGGGTAGCTGCAGTGCAATATGGCGGCCAGAGTATGGACAAGTAGGTGTGATTAAAGATGTTTAAAGGGTAAGTGGGTATGTCGATAGAGTGGATGTATCAAAAACAGAATCAGctaattgggcagatttgttGTTCAACATGGCTGATTGGGCTGTGTGACAAGCTACCTGCAGCAAAATTAATAGTTTTGCGGGCAAGTAGCCCATGTTGCTGCAGCTGCAGAGTATGGAGTGctatttgaaatgaaatcatGGGAAAGGAAAAATGGTCACATTAGCTACTGACACATTCCCAGTAGGAAGTCCACATATTGAATAACAACACCAAGAAAATAGTGTCCTTCAACCTTGCTTGAGAACAGTACTTTTCTTCCTACACAGCCACTCCTTTAAACCACCTCAGTGGTTTCAAAACACCTTCTgctttttaaatgaacacatttcTGTACCCACTTACCCCGTTTGATACACCCACTTGCCCTTTCGACCTTTCAACTCAACCACTTGCCCCTGTTCTGGTCACCATATTGGACTGCAGCTAACCACTTCTTGATTTTTCAGAAATATGCTGATATTTCATTCTccatgattattattttttactagGAAAACTTCATAtaattttacttttaaaaaGGACAAATCtatatgtattttttcctttttgaatTACAGTTTAACTCAGCAAAACGTTTGCAAGGGTTTTTCAATTATAGGGTACTATGTCTACATGACCCTGCAGTTGGATAATCAGATTTCATACAGTTTAAACACATTAATACTGATATGGGGTGTAAAATCTAGGATTAGTAAGATACCTTTTTATGCCTTTGCTACTGTATAATTCCCATGTGAATAATGAGTAAATGGTTGCTTCAAAGCACTGGAAATCACGTTGAAAATCAAAACATGTCATTACATGTCATCACATGGTACACTAGCAACCTCTACTTCTCTCCCACTTATCACTCTGCAAATTGCAGTCGACGGGCTCACTGTTGAATGCGAGGTGCGCAGTGCTGTACGGAGGTTACCATGGACGTTCGACGGATCCATGTATGGAATTTGCCCTCAACGCTACTTCGCCAGGTCTGATGTTTCCGTTACAATCTACGCCAGGAGGAGAATGCGGCTGCTTACTTACACAACTTTGTTCTGGTTTATCCTGAAGTCAGGTATGGTAGCTACggaaaatattaattaaaatgccGCGCGCGTCTTCAGTTTTAAAAAGCTAGCCTGTACCtacattatttgtaattataGAGGACTTTAATTGAATAAGTATTACTAACATGTTCATCTATGTATGCAAATAAACCTTTTAACGCTCTAAACATATTTGGAGAGAAGGGTAATCTCAGGGTGTGGGTGATTGCCAGCAGACTAACCTAGGGGTACATATTCAGTTTATGGAGATAATAAGTTCAGGATCATTAGTTGAATGCATTATATCATATCATCTTCGACACTTTCCCATGGTGTTTAGCCTACTGTTGCGTATTTACGCACGGATGGACTATGTTAAAAGCAGTATTATCTTTACACTAGTCCGTCGACAACAAAATAATCAGACAAGTCTGCATTCATATGTAAAGACCGTTCGAAACAATTTTGATTTAGGATTGTCATTTCAAACCGGTACACGTTGATTGAGTGTGGTGCGTATGTAGTGTGGCACATCCGTTGTACACTTTGTTTGGGATTTgctacattttgtttgattgtCGTACTACATTGTTGTAAGttgacaatttattttcaaaaaaaaaccCTGAAGTTCCTGCTCATATAAATATGCTTTGCTACGTATCAAATACTCACACTCTGCCTGGCAAGAATGTTGTTTCTGTAGTAGGCCTATACCTGAAAGCTGATTTGAATGAATTAGTTAACTTATCGCTGCCTTGCTGGAGAAATAACCCGTTTACAGGCGCATGGCATTTTGCCAACTCTCTGTCCAGTATTAAGATGTCTGTTTACGCAAGCAGAACTCCATCAAATTTGTGACATTTGGATGGGGCATACTGTTGCACACTGGTTGATGGAGCAGGACTCATTGTGCAGTCAACTTGTTCTCTTGACATTTTTCTTTGAAACATGGCGTTGACTGTTGAGTCACTACTCAACCATAGGCTGGATACCATTGCTTGCTGTCATACAGTAGTTGGTACTGTATAAAGTTAATATTTTAACTTTagattttcttcagtttttttatcGTTGAATTAATTTCTTTTGGACTTAATGAATAATTAGTATTATTTTATGTACCATGCCCAAATCTGAGAAATTCTGTTCGGGATGCAGTCTCCGGAATAAGCTCAGTGCATCCGTTTTATATTTCTGTTCATGTCAAGGTATAGGGATTTGATGAATTACAAAGCATATTTTTTGATTATGTGACAGTGCACCTGACAGTACACATCATTCAGGAATTGTATCACCTCTGATAAGCCACTTGCACACTATCATTATTATATTAATCAATAAAATTGCCTCCACGTTTACTCATCAGCATTTAACCATATAATTAAAAGGTGGACCTATATACAATACATTAAAATCATATTAACAGGGGATTCAATATTAAGATGTCCACAAAGAGGTTTGTTCCAGTATTTGAAGCTCTAATCTGGTATACAATCATTATCACATCAAATACTTCAACCTGTGAATACAAGTGTCGCTGTTGATAATTCGCTTTTGCATGTATTGTAAAAGATTTTTCCCAATGACAATCTGTGTTCCTTCTGTATGTTGCAGGGCTGGCACTGCAGATTCAGTGCTATCAGTGCGAAGAAGCCATTCACAATGAATGTTCCACACCAGAGTTCATCGTCAACTGCACTGTCAACGTGCAGGACATGTGTCAGAAGGAGGTACTAGTGAAGGAAGACGGTAAGCAACATGTACTCTTTTCGTACAGTgctttttaattgtttaatttaatgTGTACAAAACCACACAAACCTGGTTGAGTTTGCTAAAACAATTAATGCACCCATATTAACGTGAAGGTCAGTCAAGCCTCTGTCtatccatctgctgtaaccttCTATAAGCTGTTGGctgctgatctaggatcagcagATGTTGAATTAGCCCTTGGATAGTCAATAGGTGATGACAGGCAAGATGCCTGCAGTGCAGTGTTAATCAATATTCAAACTCATAGTCCGCCATAATGACTGAGATGAAGGTGAAAttataacattaaaacattcattAGGGCCATTATGGCCGAGTCAGAGCAgcaaatgtaacacatttgcATACTGTAAAACCATATTAATAATTTTATAATTCATATTATTTTTTGGTTCTATATTTCTGAATAAAGAAAAATGCAGTGAGGAATAGAGGAATCAAGTCATCATGGCTGTACACTAGTTCTATTCATTACgccaaacaaatacttttttgttgcaAAATCAGACACATTTAATTAGGTGTCTTCTAGTTCTGTTCTGCTTGATGAAACTTATTACAAATGAATAATTTTGTTTGGTGAAAAAAATAGGCCCTAAGTTGCTCTGTCACTTTAGCAGATTAGTTTAAACATATATACttatatatttagaaatatataCTTAGAAAAGGACAtctcacttagaaatgtccttattttcgaaagaaaagcaaattttttgttcattaaaattacaattttgatcagaaatacagtgcagacTTTGTTAATAAAtggctattgtagctggaaatggcagattttttatggaatatctacacaggcgcAGAAGCCCATTATG is part of the Esox lucius isolate fEsoLuc1 chromosome 16, fEsoLuc1.pri, whole genome shotgun sequence genome and encodes:
- the LOC105016107 gene encoding ly6/PLAUR domain-containing protein 1, coding for MAARVWTIDGLTVECEVRSAVRRLPWTFDGSMYGICPQRYFARSDVSVTIYARRRMRLLTYTTLFWFILKSGLALQIQCYQCEEAIHNECSTPEFIVNCTVNVQDMCQKEVLVKEDGVHYRKSCASSGACLIASSGYQQFCTGKLNSVCISCCNTPLCNGPSQKKQSSRNRVPSAASSQSPLHRLSLLFLPFILRAPSILC